The Candidatus Paceibacterota bacterium genome window below encodes:
- the murJ gene encoding murein biosynthesis integral membrane protein MurJ, with protein sequence MLKSSGAMAAATLTSRVLGMVREMVYAAFMGNTWVASAFTLAFQVPNLFRRLLGEGALTAAFIPIFKQKEVKEGEKEMWRSANAVISGLTTAAGAVTVLVVLGISLILGAGKFEPETQLMLRLLRLMFPYMLLVCLAAVFIGMANARGHFFVPALGAVVLNVIMIASVLLLAPRMGDQLQEQIFGLAIGVLAAGLAQAFFQWPSLAREGYRYEWVSPWRNPTVRDVVRKMLPGSIGVAAFQINVLITQCFSFWYDSTIVATFNYSVRLMELPQGLFGISLATYLLPTLAGLAAAKKLPEFRQTLAQGLSYLAFANLIAAAIALALAVPIVRLIFEHGKFDQDATQRVALALACLAPGLLMFSANNILARAFFALNDIKTPMKISIVCLVLNLGFALWLVQSHREAGLAVANSLSASLNTALLVYALRRKLSRLDLTGLRRALLVLVPNALLAGMVAAALAWLWDHHLGHATLMRQAGMVFIPGGVAVLVYWLFALWLKVPAAQEMTSLLGQRFRKPR encoded by the coding sequence ATGTTGAAATCCTCCGGCGCAATGGCTGCCGCGACCCTCACCAGCCGCGTCCTGGGCATGGTGCGCGAGATGGTCTATGCGGCATTCATGGGCAACACCTGGGTCGCCAGCGCCTTCACCCTCGCCTTCCAGGTGCCCAACCTTTTCCGCCGCCTGCTGGGCGAAGGCGCGCTGACGGCCGCCTTCATCCCTATCTTCAAGCAAAAGGAGGTCAAAGAGGGGGAAAAGGAAATGTGGCGCTCCGCCAACGCCGTCATCTCCGGGCTGACCACCGCCGCCGGCGCGGTAACAGTACTGGTGGTGCTCGGGATCTCCCTCATACTCGGCGCCGGAAAATTCGAGCCAGAGACCCAGCTCATGCTCCGGCTCTTGCGGTTGATGTTCCCCTACATGCTATTGGTCTGCCTCGCCGCCGTGTTCATCGGCATGGCCAACGCCCGCGGCCACTTCTTTGTGCCGGCACTGGGAGCGGTGGTCCTCAACGTGATCATGATCGCCAGCGTGCTGCTTTTGGCCCCGCGCATGGGAGACCAACTCCAGGAGCAAATCTTCGGCCTTGCGATTGGTGTCCTGGCGGCCGGGTTGGCCCAGGCGTTCTTCCAGTGGCCGAGCCTCGCGCGCGAAGGCTACCGCTATGAGTGGGTCTCTCCCTGGCGCAACCCTACTGTCCGCGATGTCGTCCGCAAGATGCTGCCGGGTTCCATCGGCGTCGCCGCTTTCCAGATCAACGTGCTCATCACCCAGTGCTTCTCATTTTGGTACGACTCCACCATCGTCGCCACCTTCAACTACTCCGTGCGGTTGATGGAGCTGCCGCAAGGCCTGTTCGGAATCTCCCTGGCCACCTATTTGCTGCCGACCCTGGCCGGCCTGGCCGCCGCGAAGAAGCTCCCCGAGTTCCGCCAGACGCTGGCCCAAGGCTTGAGCTACCTGGCCTTCGCCAACCTCATCGCCGCGGCTATCGCCCTTGCGCTGGCGGTGCCCATTGTGCGGCTCATCTTCGAGCACGGCAAATTTGACCAGGACGCCACGCAGCGAGTCGCCCTGGCGCTGGCCTGCCTGGCGCCGGGGCTGCTCATGTTTTCGGCGAACAACATCCTGGCCCGCGCCTTCTTTGCCCTCAACGACATCAAGACCCCTATGAAGATCAGCATCGTGTGTCTTGTGCTGAACCTGGGGTTTGCCCTCTGGCTGGTGCAGTCCCACCGCGAAGCCGGCCTGGCCGTGGCCAACTCCCTGAGCGCCTCATTGAACACGGCATTGCTGGTGTACGCGCTGCGCCGCAAGCTCTCGCGCCTGGACCTGACTGGCCTGCGCCGCGCGCTGTTGGTGCTGGTCCCTAATGCCCTGCTGGCGGGAATGGTGGCTGCGGCGCTGGCCTGGCTCTGGGACCACCATCTCGGGCATGCCACGCTGATGCGCCAGGCCGGCATGGTCTTCATACCCGGCGGCGTCGCCGTGCTGGTCTACTGGCTGTTCGCGTTGTGGCTCAAAGTGCCCGCCGCCCAGGAGATGACCAGCCTGCTGGGGCAGCGCTTCCGAAAGCCGCGTTAG